Proteins co-encoded in one Rhopalosiphum maidis isolate BTI-1 chromosome 2, ASM367621v3, whole genome shotgun sequence genomic window:
- the LOC113553894 gene encoding uncharacterized protein LOC113553894, whose translation MANNSEDLSVNDPSTTICQEFKKINFLPSTVNFVDGYENPIAWQKRFNVCGDQSKDVLFDNLDMKAITQGQYGMQHDTYPEFIKWKLFGYNIVICYEYIAEGKETKALNIISEIENILLSIGNNDPFLKSIRIALNHITFSMKGYLFELCSIKNMVLEHFIMPNNMNNINKAGLFGIQTLFFYEYGLPCAQIAKDSALKALSLNETEAEWYFLMARVLTHWQRTCGNYFECSEQEIKASEMAVKLGNKDHHKLHLIHIYYRMSKNMNKNKNAKNQILEEALKLLIEVIDNTKDFLLLKNCLLSLSKIAQNKEYNNDITIILEQLIDVLKHSDNGYVHGAIGNYFLFNKKDYLKAKFHLKKAYDVKSFGCSIDYIYTFFKINANTAPVEQMLVDLLKTFTHPVHQEKLLSQIISYLILTKNDLISALKYIPTLLNIKNVTCIYSLMTHRTKFSNYNQEVNLLDVLSEKLSLALKNTTLSTDDKIKITEVMNILEPYKLYVSNLMKNKQHIFGDKFTNGSKVKTVQYSNETGRKDSWTHNSHNNYKLTVNSVKNKEEGNWRTLKPDSTPKTTIFMRNNQTQIKKPWHGNQDNS comes from the exons ATGGCGAACAACAGCGAAGACCTCTCGGTTAACGATCCGTCGACAACCATCTGCCAAGAgttcaaaaaaatcaactttttACCGTCAACAGTCAACTTTGTGGACGGATACGAAAATCCAATTGCCTGGCAGAAGAGGTTCAATGTGTGCGGCGATCAGTCGAAAGACGTACTGTTCGACAACTTGGACATGAAGGCCATCACCCAGGGTCAGTACGGCATGCAGCACGACACGTACCCAGAGTTCATCAAATGGAAACT ATTTGGTTATAACATAGTTAtatgttatgaatatattgCTGAAGGAAAGGAAACTAAagctttaaacattattagtgAAATTGAGAACATTTTATTGTCTATTGGAAATAATGATccgtttttaaaatctattaggATAGCTCTTAATCACATTACGTTTTCAATGAAAGGTTATTTGTTTGAATtgtgttcaattaaaaatatg gtattggAGCATTTTATCATgccaaataatatgaataatataaataaagctgGATTATTTGGTATTCAAACATTATTCTTTTACGAGTATGGATTACCTTGTGCACAAATAGCAAAAGATAGTGCACTTAAAGCATTATCACTAAATGAAACTGAAGCTGaatggtattttttaatggCTAGAGTATTAACACATTGGCAAAGAACGTGTggcaattattttgaatgttcTGAACAAGAAATTAAAGCGTCTGAAATGGCAGTGAAACTTGGTAACAAAGATCACcataaattgcatttaattcatatatattataggatgagtaaaaacatgaataaaaataaaaatgccaaaaatcaaattctaGAAGAagcattaaaattactaat tgaAGTAATAGACAACACAAAAGATTTTCTTTtgctaaaaaattgtttacttagCTTATCAAAAATTGCTCAAAATAaagagtataataatgatattactataattttggaGCAACTTATTGATGTATTAAAGCATAGTGATAATGGTTATGTTCATGGAGCAATTGGAAACtactttttgtttaataaaaag GATTATTTAAAGGCCAAATTTCATCTTAAAAAAGCTTATGATGTAAAAAGCTTTGGTTGttctattgattatatttatacattttttaaaataaatgcaaatacCGCACCAGTAGAACAAATGTTGGTGGACTTGTTAAAAACGTTTACTCACCCTGTGCATCAAGAAAAACTTTTAAGTCAAATTATATCATACCTTATTCTAACCAAGAATGATCTCATAAGTGCACTCAAATATATTCCAACACTattgaacattaaaaatgtgacTTGTATTTACAGTCTCATg ACACATAGAACCAAATTTAGTAACTATAATCAAGAAGTTAATTTGTTAGATGTTTTGTCCGAAAAACTTTCTTtagctttaaaaaatacaacattgtCAAcagatgataaaataaaaattactgaaGTTATGAATATTCTAGagccatataaattatatgtatcgaatttgatgaaaaataaacaacacatTTTTGGGGACAAATTTACAAATGGTTCTAAAGTTAAAACTGTACAATATAGTAATGAAACTGGACGTAAAGACTCATGGACTCATAACAgtcataacaattataaactaaCTGTGAATTCCGTGAAGAATAAGGAGGAAGGTAATTGGAGGACTTTAAAACCAGACTCCACTCCAAAAACTACAATTTTCATGCGTAATAATCAAACTCAGATAAAAAAACCATGGCATGGAAATCaagataattcataa